The nucleotide sequence AATAATAATTATCCTTCACATTAATTAATATTGTGATTAAAAAGAGAGACTTTCAATGCTACAAGAGATGCAACTATAGGAATTGAATTACAAGTTTCTCCCGTGTATGCTAACAAAATAAGGATTAGGAGTAGATCATCTTCAACAATTTTCATGACAATAAAATAATATTCGCATTTCATCTTTGTTTTGTGTCGCAAAACGGCAAAAGAATTAAACTTGACAAATTCTTAACCAACTGCAATTGCCTGGATTCCTCTACAATATTTAAGTCACTCGCTTTTTTTACCTATACATCAATTTTTTGTAAATTATATTTTACAATTCTACAAATGTGGTGAATGGTTGTATAAAGAGTTAAAGACACAAGGTGAATTTGTCTTGTGAAAGTTACTCCCTTTCTAGTTTTTTTAACTTTCTCTTGTTAtgtataaaaactaaaaaattaggAAGATAATAATATCATTCTTATTTTTTATAAGGTCATTTCATATATTATTACACATGAATTTTTTATTCTATGTttgcataaattttttttacatattaattttttaatcattACAAAGAAATTCTAATAGAAGCATTAAAGTGAGGCCAAATTGTTAATTAGAGTCATATTAActgagaatttttaattttttaaaaatgagaaaaaaattagTGCATGAACTAGATTGATGCataacattcaatttcagggactaaaataaaTTACTTAATGCAAAATGAGGAACTAATTTGGTGCATTTACAATAATGATATAACATATGACACGTAGACAAATACTGTTACGACATGTGACACAACCGTCCACGTCAGCATACTTCATGTCACTGGTCCACACATCATTATACCATTACACGTAGCCAAATTATAGAATGACATGTATCACTACTAGTCTACATCATCAAGCCATATTATCATGCTGTAAACAGAAAATGGGTCAGGACTAATATGGTGTACTTTTGTCAATATTAGAAATGTAATTGGTGCAATTAAAATCTCATAAAAGATTTTAGTGTATGACACCAATCACAGAGactattttagaatttaattccAGATTTCATGATAAAATTTTAGGAGTATACAAATCTGAaatttaaatttgtaattttaCAATAATAAAAGGTTTGTAAATACAAATCAAattctcaaattttttatttaaaaaaaaaacaaaaagtataaaTACAACTACTAATTTGGTATCCTAAAGATTTAGTTGTTGACAAAAAATTCTTAAAAGATGTTATTAACAAAACATTTCCTAAATAATTTGAATAAGACAAAAAGAACCAATAAACATTATATTTTTTGtaaacaacaaaaaattttatatttagcaAATGATTTATTCGTTagatctaaatttttgtgacaagatttgaataaatatttaaaaagtgtACAAAAAATTCGAAGCACAAATTTAATTTCTagattttttcatttatttttttaaaaaatgtggtcatttataaaaaaaaatatttttaaaaaaaatcgttTAGGTCCTACAAATTACTGTATAGGATAAGAAAAAGTAGATAATAGATATaccaaaataataaaatgaattaTGTCATGAAAAACATTTGTTGCATTATTAACTAAATCAAATTTGGAGAgtatataaacaaaataatttctaaaatatcatttgtatttaatttggtcttcaaaaaattagatattttagaTTGACCCTTAGAAATATAACATCGAACCAGATTGATTCTTATCAATTAGTTGACGACACATGACATAAATTATTTTGTGATGTATCATTATTTAACGGATAAAatgattaactttatttattatagtatttttttaaagaattaaTTTGTAACGTATGATATTTCAAATACCAAATTGAGATACATAATCTTTTATTCACGTTTTAATCATTAATCCATATCTTGAGAGTGACAAATACTAGTCAATATAAATTTCACTTAATGTAAAAACCTTAATACAACAGTAAGACACGTGATTAATTTTACAATCCAAAAGCTTTTACAAAAGAATATAcaaaatttaagtttttaatacATTTATAATGTATTTGTTAAAGAAAAAAGATTAAACTTTGATTAATAATAACTTAAAACACATTAGTTAAATTCTAgttttttatttgatttcaatttttattttccatCTTAATCCAGTGGTAGTAGCTAGGGCCCGTATATGAATTATGTTAAAAGGCACTGGTCCCTCCCTTATATTACATAAACTTTCATCATTACAGTGATACCCATGCCATATGTTTAAAATCTGACAACTACAAGAAAACACAATCATTCTCATCTTCTCCCCTCTACCTTTATCTTAATATCTAAGTTGCAGTTCTGTTCCCAAATAATTCTCTTAAAATAACCTGTAGAAAATTGGATATGTGTGTATATGATCATATGAATATTGTCCAATTCCAGTGCTTTCattattgattttgttttgaCAATGACTGAGTTGGATCCAATTTGTTGTACATTATATGCACATCATTTTTCCACCTTATATTGTTATAGGTAGATGCATTCTTCCATGATGAGAATAAATATCACTTCTTGTTTGGAACACCAAGACAAAAACCTAAAACAGAAGCTAGGTACTAGTCCAGTGGCTATGTTATTGTTGTTTGTGATTATTGGTTAGTGTAATAATTAGAGTTTGATTTGCCTAATTAACTCAAGTTTATATGCAGTCCAACCATTTATGTGTTAACATATATGGCATTAATTAATGGCAAGGTGTTATATTGTTAGGCAATCTTCTTTACTAAGAGAAATATCAGGTGTGAATCACATATGAATTTTGCAGATATTTTCTTACCAGTTATGACAACTATCTCTTTAACACAAGACCATATTGCACATATATTGTCCTTCTAGTtacataaaatttaaaatgatttgTCATAGAGAAAAATACTTAAAAGTTATTCAAAGATATGATCATATGATAGAGTACCTTCCTCTATCATAAATGCTATTTTAACTTTCAAACTTACCCAAATTTTGGATCAACATACCATAGGATATAGGAGACATTCAACTtgcttgagaaaaaaaaaaattcccaatgaaaataaaatgatgATTTGAGACCAAAAAAAaagttgctttttctttttcctttttagtcCGGGAGTGAAAGTTTGCTCAGATTTTGCGCCCCTTTCTTCTCAATAGGAAGAACTGAATTTCATTATCAAAGGTCTAAGTACTTTAAGTAGTATGTTAATCACAACATGTATTCTAAAAGATAGGATTCAGATTAAACTTCttgaaataatataaaaaatatccaACAAATTTTTGTTGGGCCAATAATGCATACACTAAAACAATATTGTCTCTATGTTTTGGGCCGAACATAATACAGAGAGGGCTTAAAGGGGTGTGATGATCAAGTagtatttagaatttaaaattgcaTGTGTTATTTCAAAAAATCTCTAGGCTTATATTTAATGTTGGTTTTTTGAACATTAACTCAATACCAAATAAGATGAGAAAAGAAAATCGAGTTTCAAAAAACCAACAGTTGTACTAAGGATAAAAAGGATTTCTCAAGACATTTTATTTTCAATCCAttttcaaaatatataaaaagaattATATTCTAGAATCAACCATTTATTTTTTCAGATGATTCAATATTTTTCAGCAAAGCAAGTGAGAAAAAATGCCAAAATTTGCTTTAGATTTTACAGGTTTATGAAAAAATAAGTGGGCAAAAGGTTAATCTTGATAAGTCGTCCTTTTCAGCAAAAATATCCCAGTTTACATCCGTGACCAACTAGCTCAAATTCTTTTGGTACTACACATTGAAAATCAGAATAAATATCTAGGCCTCCCAACAGTGATTCAGAGATCCAAGAAGACTATTTTCAACTTCATTAACGATAGGGTGATTCAGAAATTGAGTCATTAGAAACGAGCTCTTTTATCTACTAGTGGCAGAGAAGTGTTAATTAAGGCTGTAACCACGGCGATTCCTATTTACACTCTAAGTTGTTTCAAACAACCAGAAACTCTCCTTGAAGAAATTCAAAGAGCCATCCTATAATTTTGGTGGGGCTAAAAGGAGTCTGAACGGAGAATGCACTGGATTGGTTGGAGAATTACTTGCAGACTAAAGAATCAAGAAGGACTCAACTTCAAAGACCTTAAAGCCTTTAATCTGACAATGTTAGCAAAACAAGTATGGCGTCTACTCACCAGGCCAAACTCTCTTATCAGTAAAGTTTACTAGAGTATGTATTATCAAAATTCTGGTTTCCTAAGAGCAGAAAGAGGTACAAATCCTCCTGGGATTGGCGTAATATAATGGAAGGAAGGAAAGTCTTAGAGAAAGGAATTTTCTGGAAAGTGGGCAAAGGTCTATCTATTCGAATTAGAGAGGATTCATGGGTCAGAGATTATGTAACCATCAATCCTAATCTCTCACAACATACAGAAGAAAGACCAGAGAGAGTCTCAGACCTAATCCTACCTAACAGGTCATGAAATCATCCACTAATTCAATCAATCTTCAGCCTAGAAATTGCTACAGCAATCCTCAACACACAGATACATGAAATCAAAGATAAAGTTACCTGGATGAAAGGAAAAAGAGATAGTTTCACTGTGAACTCCGCATACAGGATAAGCTTTCAATTTTTTCACCCACTTTTAGAATACCTACAAGAACAGTGCCAACATAAAGCATTATGGTCTAATTTGTAGAAAATAAATTGTCATCCAAAAATTAAGAATTGCCTTTGGAAGATTATGTATAAGGGACTACCTATTCTTCAGAAGATCCAATCCCGAATTCAATCAGTAAACCCAATCTGCCAGTGGTGCAATCAAGTTGAGGAATCAACCTTTCATTGCTTCTGGGAGTGCATAGAATCGAAGGATGTTTGGCAAGCAGTAAATTTTTTCACATCAGACCAGTAAGAAGAGACCTGAAAAGAGTGGATGAGAGTGGAAAATAAGCTGAGAAGAAATAAAGCAACTAAAGAAAGAAGAGAACTCGTAGCAAATATTACCTGGCAGATTTGGAAAGCTCGAAACATTTTCATCTTTGAAGATCATCAAATCCCCCATCTGAGGTCTTGGCAGCAGCTTGGAAGGCTATGGAAGAACGTTGAAGAATATGAAAGCCtcactttctcttttctttttcttccaatgATAtgtattagaattttaaaaactCTATTCATTTTTTACTCTTACCCAGTGACAGATCTAGAAAATTTTGGTAGTGGGGGCAAAATTtatataacatgataataatttttataataaaaataatatgtgtatataaaaaattaaatattaaattatctattaaCCACTATATAtctgtgtataaatacatatgtgtgtttaacttattttcaatgtgtattttatattttaatatatattttatacaaataattattttttatgtacatatagcatgattattgttatgattatattttgttattgtaaaatatgattagccttcaaaatatctaatatacaaattaaaacactaaaatagtaatttaaataataatatataatttaaaattctattcttttaggttttatatttttaaaaaattaagtaatttttctGTTAACACTGCCATCAAAATTtctctctttctatatatattactaaacaattatttaaaaattcacttcctaacacaattagaagccgattcttattgatattcatagttaaaaaagttctttcaattaatatagttgctacgcaaaaattaaagctaatttgaaaagaagataaataatattcttttgagttgatttttaaaaaagaacactaatttcgtttaaatctgacaattgatcattctaacgaatatctaatataaaatttttaaattgacgattaagtaccaaaagttgagtaaaaaattattgtaaGGTCAAATTTAAGAATCTAATAggagcaaataaatattattatcatatactactcaaaaaaattttaaattgtagtGGAGGCGCTTGCCCCATATCAATACACTTGGAACCATCCCTGCTCTTACCTATAGTCTATTTTAGACCAtccatttttattaataaaaatcatATCCTATCActgaaaaaaattatattcttgtttttaaaagaaaaaaattatatctcTAAATCCTCAACCAAATAATTAGCTGTACATAATTAAAGTTTGCGTTGTTCTACTACTAAACTTAAAAGAACATTGCAATTTTTGTCTTTTTAATCAATGTTTTTATTGCCATCACAACGTGGGACTAGAAATTCCTCCAGTGTATTACCTATTAGGAGTAgttgttttattaaaaaaaaataattacttttattaaaaaaaagagaaaagaaataataaaactaACTTTTATGATAAGAATGAGTgtgaaaaaaaattgtaattacgAGTTGATTCGTCCGTTGGCTATAAAACTATAAATTAGAATGCGATTAAAACTAAATACACACATACTATATTAGAAGTATAGAGAGTacatgttttactctcttaacaaattTATCCTATAAAATCAAATAACTACGTGCCAATCCAGATGGGTACAGGATCTCTCCGTAAATCTCTCTAAAGAAGAGCACTAAAGAGTAGTTATCACCCACTCAGTAATAGCTCCACAATATTAGACCAACTAAGTAACCGCCTGTAGCACAACAATTCTATAAATATATCCATTCCTGACATGAAGGAGGTACATTATTCATTTTGAATAACTCATATTTATCTTCTACTCTTactaacttgagcgttggagtccaTTTACAGGTGCCCAACGCCGCCGTCCTTACAAGAAGAAGATGTTCCTTCCTCTCACTCTCAAGGAAAGCAAGTTCAAGCACTAGCAGAACAAGCTATACCTCGGAGACCTCTTTTCACgcaggaacatttggcgcccaccgtggggccaaaATTAAATAACCCCATGATAACTTTCTGTTATTATTTTTGCGGATCCATGTTGATGAATTGGTGGCAATGAACATCATTCTCCAAGTGGAGGCAACTGCTGGAGGAACAACTACCTAAGGCTGAAAATGACATAGAATAAGTGGAATCTCATGCACACTTTGAGGGAGGTGGTTAACCGGTGCTTAGAGAACTACCTGGGATGCCGATAGACCAAGGGAATGGGTACGTTGGTTACCCTGGGCAGAATAGTGGTAAAAGAAAATGGCCAATCTTCTGACTGATAGGACTACTGGGAGCAAAAACGAGAGAAATAAGAAATGGGCCGAATAAACTAATTTCTGCTCTACCGAAGTTCATAAAATTGGAATTATATTCGACTTTTTAACCAAATTTAACAATCTTTTACaatatttttgaataattttttacaaATTTATCATTTCTTCTATCCTTTTAGTAATAGTGAATCCTTTTTATATTCATTTTAAATTCACGTATTACTTGTGAACGAGTACTCGTTTTATTCCTTATTTTACATTGCTTTGCTAATCATAATATATGTTGTCgactataaaaaattttaagcaaCTTACCATAGTAATGACACTTTTTTATTGATTTTAGCAAAACAGCATAATACATAACTACTTATTCCTATTGACACGTTAATAAACtatattttttcttattctttcttaatttttttcaTGTATTATTGAAAACTTCTCTATTTGTTGTTTATATTACTATTATTAGCAATTACTGTTTGTTATTCAACTAATTACTCAATGTTTGTGTTGACTTATTAATGATTTTCAATTATTTGGAATGACGGAGCTTAATTTTAACTTTAGTCAATAAATTCAGAATATGTATTTAACAAAATTTCTTCTTAATGTATTGATGATTGGAACACGACATGTTTAATGTGTCTTCAATTTTTCACCTTCAACTTATGAGAATGGACCTCGATCATACGTGAGCAAATTTCACCTCCTTCTCAAACCGAGTTATAACTTATGAACCTTACCTATAAGTCGCGGTTGACATTTCTACTTCGAtaaaattatgtatatgtatAATCTAATTTGCTCATATAAATCTTTTATGTCAGCTTTCAATACATCATAACTACTTTATATATTCGAATTGCTTCGCATTATGTATGTATTTTATCATTTCATGTATCAaaatcaatcaatcaattcatCGAAAAATAAAATTGGCTATTAATCAATCCAAAAAGAATGACTTTTACCAATAAAAAACAAACTCAATTAGCAATTAtctcaatttatttttatattttacaatAATTTATGCATGTTTAGTTTCAATCCATTTTATTTATGTTACAAATCTTTGTTATTCACTCAATATTCAATAATCAATTGTTTTGGACAAGAAATTCGTCAATAAGTTGCTGTGGGTTGGAAAAATTCTCTCAAGACAATTGATCATTACATCCTCGAATCATACAACCGATTCAGTCAACGAATACATATTTTCGAACTTTTCAATTCGCGTCAATCAAATACTAAATGCAATGCATAAAAAATTGTTCTCAAGCAAAAAAGTATCCCCCATACAATTATATTGATTAAACAACTCTTAccattcaattatttttaaataaatatcgaCTAACTAGCTAAGTTTTGGGGCTTtattaccaatttttttttatgtttctatTTTCAATTAAACAGGTTGAGTTTTTCACCTATAAATCGAAATTGTGATTATAGCAGCCATCAAACTCAACTTGCTAgattgaaaatagaaaaaaataaaaaagtgacaACCGATATTAATTTCATGTTAAGTAGTTAGTGACGAAGTTTATCATGCAGGCAACACGAACAAGTGAGCAACCGTTACATTGTGCCGACATGGCACGGAGAGAATTTTCGTACGTCAGTTGCGGGTCCCACTTCTATGACATTGCACACTCCCTTTAACTGAGAACGGAAGGAGAAGTGTGTGACCCTCTTCTACTCACTCGCCCGACGAggcatttttagttttatttatttatgatttaaaatatcgGTTATTAAATGTTTCACCACAATCAAATTAGGAGGAGATACGTTCAGTATCATTGCAACGTGAATCACAGAAACTGATTCAATTAGCTTCCGTCTCTTCAGCCTCATTTCCTCTCCAAATGCCTAAaatatgataaataaaaaaatagatttagAACCAtccaatttataaagaaaagaaacatcctaatgcctAACATAAACACCATCCACGTAGAGGTTTTGGTTTCACCTATATGTATTTGGCTAGTTTTTGGCTAAAACCATTTTAGTTCTTTAGCATTATtgttaattatataattatttttgttgatatAATATTATGTAATAAAATGCATGTATTTTATATTGACTctgcatcaaattaaatttattatattatattattataaatattttttactaattttattttatttttttactaaaaataagagattcgaacccgcaatctcttaattgagtatggggagactatgccatttgagctattactcattggctttaatatgtattttatatttcataTAGAAATGActaatttaatagttaatttttaatataccactaacataattataaaattaaactcataaatCATTACATAGAAAAATCTATTCTATTTAATGTTCACAAACActttttaattattctaattaATTACGGGTAATTTTATATGTAAAAAAATGTATAGGGGCATTTTGGGAATGTGGAAGTATTTTTATAAGGAGCGCACAGAGGCATAGACAGTTCCGTGTATCTAGGAAGTACGAcaaaaaaaacacataaactctcTCTTGCTCTCACTCTCTCACTCTCACTGACTGCTTATCTCTTTGCCTTTCTCCTTTCTCCAATGGCCACCAAAAACCACGCCGATGACCCCACCGACACCGAGAAGGCCGCCAACGGAGGAGACCCTCCGTACGAAAGATCCCCCATCGAGGAGGTGGCTCTTGTGTTGCCGGAGACCGACGACCCTTCTCTTCCGGCGACGACTTTCAAAGCCTGGTTTTTTGGATAACCTCATGCGTGCTCCTCATCTTCCTCAACACCTTCTTCACCTTCAGGACTCGGCCTCTCACCATCTCCGCCATCCTCATGCAAATTCTTGTTCTTCTCATAGGAAGGTTCATGGCTGCCACTCTCCCCACAGACCACTACAACTTTCTTGATTGACGCTTCTCCTTGAATCATTGCCCTTCAAAAAATAACATGCCCACGAGATATTTAGATCTGCCTAATATTAATcaccaaaaaaattttcaaataataagactttttattttgtgaaataatgaaaaaaaaattgtaaattaaTCATTCAATTATAATAGTTATAATTAAattgttaaaataaaaatttatttttttatattcatttaaataaaaaatcctgaTAAAAGATacacataagtaattaaatgatatGAAATCATTAAAATAGAATGC is from Arachis ipaensis cultivar K30076 chromosome B01, Araip1.1, whole genome shotgun sequence and encodes:
- the LOC107619234 gene encoding uncharacterized protein LOC107619234 — translated: MPVFLWKAASVFTFNLLCDGGLQVLLGYGWAGILRRYLVDPVDMWWPSNFAQVSLFRAMIQGEASIKKVVVVCGESGSHEPSYEKNKNLHEDGGDGERPSPEGEEGVEEDEEHA